One window of Oncorhynchus masou masou isolate Uvic2021 chromosome 33, UVic_Omas_1.1, whole genome shotgun sequence genomic DNA carries:
- the opn7b gene encoding opsin 7, group member b, with the protein MGNASETSLFADTSSFLSTISKEHDILMGTIYAIFGVFSLVGNGILLFVAYRKKSSLKPTEFFVINLSVSDLGMTISLFPMAISSAFAHKWLFSDVTCMSYAFCGVLFGLASLTNLTVLSSVCWLKVCCPNYGNKFSSCHAYLLIAAVWCYALIFAIGPLTGWGRYGSEPYGTACCIDWYAPGQSRAAMSYILCLFLFCYIVPCIIIFLSYIFILLTVKGSRQAVQQHISPQNKIPNTHTLIVKLSVAVCIGVVIAWSPYAFVSMWAAFINSAEVPPFAFAVAAIFAKSSTLYNPIVYLVFKPNFRRSLCRDWLTCRRTLCACLCSHGSAQKVSCTQSQQHGKEECNSTRRSNGLPENHRGACRHCPCPERDTGSGGYGQETTPQRTARILQGSTHSEVAVSQLSNEMQSDFL; encoded by the exons atgggaAATGCCTCTGAAACATCTTTGTTCGCTGACACATCTTCGTTCCTTTCTACCATCTCTAAAGAACATGACATCCTCATGGGGACCATCTATGCCATATTTG GTGTTTTCTCACTGGTGGGGAATGGGATATTGCTGTTTGTGGCCTACCGGAAGAAGTCCTCCCTGAAGCCGACTGAGTTCTTTGTTATAAACCTCTCCGTCAGCGACCTTGGAAtgaccatctctctcttccccatggcCATCTCATCAGCCTTCGCACACAA gTGGCTGTTCAGTGATGTTACATGTATGAGCTATGCCTTCTGTGGGGTTTTGTTTGGACTAGCCAGTCTCACCAACCTCACAGTGTTGTCATCTGTGTGCTGGCTTAAGGTCTGCTGTCCCAACTATG GTAACAAGTTCTCATCCTGCCATGCCTATCTCCTAATAGCAGCGGTGTGGTGCTATGCTCTTATCTTTGCCATCGGGCCTCTGACTGGCTGGGGCCGGTATGGTTCTGAACCCTACGGTACAGCCTGCTGTATCGACTGGTATGCCCCCGGCCAAAGCAGAGCTGCCATGAGCTAcatcctctgcctcttcctcttctgctacATCGTCCCCTGCATCATCATCTTCCTCTCCTATATCTTCATCCTGCTGACTGTCAAGGGGTCACGCCAGGCGGTGCAGCAGCACATATCCCCACAGAACAAGATCcccaacacacatacactcatCGTCAAG CTCTCGGTGGCGGTGTGTATCGGTGTCGTGATCGCCTGGAGCCCATACGCCTTCGTCTCCATGTGGGCGGCGTTCATTAACTCAGCAGAGGTCCCTCCCTTTGCTTTCGCTGTGGCTGCAATCTTTGCCAAGTCCTCCACCCTCTACAATCCTATCGTCTACCTGGTCTTCAAACCCAACTTCCGCAGGTCCCTCTGCCGGGACTGGCTGACATGCCGACGGACCCTATGTGCGTGTTTGTGCTCGCACGGCTCGGCCCAGAAGGTGTCCTGTACACAGTCCCAGCAGCATGGGAAGGAGGAGTGTAACTCAACGCGGCGGTCCAATGGATTGCCGGAGAACCATAGGGGGGCATGCAGGCACTGCCCATGCCCAGAGAGAGACACTGGTTCTGGCGGATACGGCCAAGAGACTACCCCTCAGAGGACTGCAAGGATACTGCAGGGGTCCACACATAGCGAAGTGGCTGTTAGTCAGCTGTCCAATGAGATGCAGAGTGACTTCCTCTGA